Proteins encoded by one window of Primulina huaijiensis isolate GDHJ02 chromosome 1, ASM1229523v2, whole genome shotgun sequence:
- the LOC140985735 gene encoding uncharacterized protein, translating into MSINAHHQNLVSTSCSNSWSSVKPIRAYYFNGKISGLDNLIIYRCYSRRKHQKRILHVENSKFSPSCRFPDFRKHSSIFHNIRRMECLLPFASADDGVTVNGNSQARTSDNLEEMRYKLNQSLQDEDYNTGLVQLLHDSARIFELAIKEQSSLSKTSWFSPTWLGVDKNAWAKVLSYQASVYSLLCAANEISSRGDGRYRDINVFVQRSLSRQSAPLENVIREKLAKQAGVFDRFWSEQVPTAVTSFVGYFEKDKCFAAVTLVYRKDLSSNSGNSSDISLLMLALSCIAAIAKLGPTKVSCAQFFSVIPDITGRLMDMLVEFVPVGQAYYSIKEIGLHREFLVHFGPRAASCRMKNDFDAEEIIFWVSLVQKQLQRAIDRERIWSRLTTCESIEVLERDLAVFGFFIALGRSTQSFLFANGFENMDEPIEGLIRYLIGGSVLYYPQLSAISSYQLYVEVVCEELDWLPFYPGSSSTSKPTFGNKHKDGPPNTEAIPVVLDVCSHWIQSFIKYSKWLENPSNVKAARFLSKGHEKLKACMKELGIQKIVERDHSGVDKESESFDKALESVEGALLRLEELLQELHLSSSSSGKEHLKAACSDLERIRRLKKEAEFLEASFRAKAASLQQSDDVCSSATSTDEKRQYSRGKGNNSNEEIDRNRRSYGLWNFFDGSPTKSSDLNSSSADESIDEYFEQNTVSNDIADSESKEIQRFELLRSELMELEKRVQESTNRCVYEEEETQVKDGTFRHSNDPRAAGVDQVQKKDSIINKSLDKLKETSMDVLQGTQLLAVDVVAAMDLLRRSLIGDELAEKEKQALRRTLTDLASVVPIGFLMLLPVTAVGHAAMLAAIQRYAPALIPSTYGHDRLDLLRKVEKVKELEEEASLDETSEE; encoded by the exons ATGTCAATCAACGCGCACCACCAGAATCTTGTCTCTACCAG CTGTTCAAATTCATGGTCTTCAGTCAAACCCATTAGAGCTTATTACTTCAATGGAAAAATCTCCGGATTGGATAACCTTATAATTTATCGTTGCTACTCGAGGAGGAAACATCAGAAAAGGATTTTACATGTGGAAAATAGCAAATTCAGTCCTAGCTGCAGGTTCCCAGATTTTAGAAAACATTCTAGTATCTTTCATAACATAAGAAGGATGGAATGTCTTCTGCCTTTTGCTTCTGCTGATGATGGCGTTACTGTGAATGGAAATTCCCAAGCGAGAACCAGCGATAATCTTGAGGAAATGAGATATAAACTGAATCAGTCCTTGCAGGATGAAGACTACAACACTGGCCTTGTTCAGTTATTACATGATTCTGCAAGGATATTTGAACTTGCTATCAAAGAGCAAAGCTCTTTATCAAAGACATCTTGGTTCTCACCTACTTGGCTTGGTGTAGACAAAAATGCTTGGGCCAAGGTTCTGTCTTATCAG GCGTCTGTGTATTCACTTCTGTGTGCAGCTAATGAGATTTCATCTCGAGGAGATGGTAGATACAGAGATATCAATGTATTTGTCCAAAGAAG CTTATCTCGTCAATCCGCTCCTTTGGAGAATGTAATTAGAGAGAAGTTAGCCAAACAAGCTGGAGTGTTTGACCGATTTTGGTCAGAGCAAGTGCCAACTGCGGTGACCAGTtttgttggttattttgaaaaggaTAAGTGCTTTGCTGCTGTTACTTTAGT GTACAGGAAAGACTTATCCTCAAATTCAGGCAATTCAAGTGACATCTCCCTTCTCATGCTTGCACTTAGTTGCATTGCAGCAATTGCAAAACTTGGACCAACGAAGGTTTCGTGTGCTCAATTCTTTTCCGTTATTCCTGATATAACTGGTAGATTGATGGACATGTTGGTTGAATTTGTTCCTGTTGGCCAAGCTTATTATTCAATCAAGGAAATTGGCCTGCATAGAGAATTCCTTGTTCATTTTGGTCCCCGAGCTGCATCTTGTagaatgaaaaatgattttgatGCTGAAGAGATCATATTTTGGGTGAGTCTAGTACAAAAGCAGCTGCAGCGAGCTATAGATCGGGAGAGAATTTGGTCCAGACTCACTACCTGTGAAAGTATTGAG GTTTTGGAGAGGGATTTGGCCGTATTTGGGTTCTTCATTGCGTTAGGAAGAAGCACACAGTCATTTCTATTTGCtaatggttttgaaaacatgGATGAACCTATTGAAGGATTAATACG ATATCTCATTGGTGGCAGTGTTTTATACTATCCTCAGTTGTCAGCAATAAGTTCTTATCAACTTTATGTGGAG GTTGTGTGTGAAGAGCTGGACTGGCTTCCTTTTTATCCTGGTAGCAGTAGTACCTCCAAACCTACCTTCGGAAACAAACATAAAGACGGTCCACCAAATACCGAAGCTATTCCCGTTGTATTAGATGTATGCTCTCACTGGATCCAGAGCTTTATTAAGTACAGTAAATGGTTAGAGAATCCATCTAACGTTAAGGCAGCGAGATTTCTTTCCAAAGG GCACGAGAAGTTAAAAGCATGCATGAAAGAGCTGGGAATACAGAA AATTGTTGAACGGGATCATTCAGGGGTTGATAAGGAGTCTGAATCGTTTGATAAG GCATTGGAGAGCGTTGAAGGAGCTCTTTTACGGCTTGAAGAATTACTCCAGGAGTTGCATTTGTCAAGCTCTAGTTCTGGAAAGGAGCATTTGAAAGCTGCGTGTTCAGACCTTGAAAGGATTCGGAGACTGAAGAAAGAGGCTGAATTTCTTGAGGCATCTTTTAGAGCCAAGGCAGCTTCTCTTCAGCAG AGTGATGATGTATGTAGCTCTGCAACTTCGACTGATGAGAAGAGACAATATTCCAGGGGAAAAGGGAATAATTCTAACGAAGAAATTGATAGGAACAGAAG GTCATATGGATTATGGAATTTCTTTGATGGAAGCCCAACCAAATCCTCTGATCTGAACTCCTCATCTGCTGATGAAAGT ATTGATGAGTACTTTGAACAAAATACTGTAAGTAATGACATAGCGGACTCAGAATCCAAAGAAATTCAGCGCTTTGAACTATTACGAAGCGAATTGATGGAACTTGAGAAACGTGTTCAAGAGAGCACCAATCGATGCGTATATGAGGAG GAGGAAACACAGGTGAAAGATGGCACATTCAGACACAGTAATGATCCTAGAGCTGCTGGAGTGGATCAGGTTCAGAAGAAAGACAGTATCATTAATAAATCACTGGATAAACTGAAAGAAACAAGCATG GATGTTCTGCAAGGCACTCAGCTTCTAGCCGTTGATGTTGTTGCTGCCATGGACCTGCTTAGGCGGAGCCTGATAGGGGATGAACTAGCAGAAAAAGAAAAGCAGGCACTCCGAAGGACATTGACTGATTTGGCATCTGTTGTTCCAATTGGTTTTCTTATGCTCCTCCCG